The DNA sequence CCATATCCAGAACAccagcctgctccttctccatattcagaacaccagcctgctccttctccatatccagaacaccagcctgctccttctccatatccagaacaccagcctgctccttctccaGAACACCAGCCTGCTCCTCCTCCATATCCAGAACACCAGCCTGCACCTTCTCCATATTCAGAACAccagcctgctccttctccatattcagaacaccagcctgctccttctccatatccagaacaccagcctgctccttctccatatccagaacaccagcctgctccttctccaGAACACCAGCCTGCTCCTCCTCCATATCCAGAACACCAGCCTGCTTCCCCCCAAAGTGATCTATAGTATATCTTGGCTCGTACTGTGACGATTGTGATTCTGAGCTCTCAGGTTCATACAGCGAGTTATGGTCTTCACAGCGTCTTCGCTGCGTCTTCACTGCGTCTCACTGTGTCTCGCTGCGTCTGCGGCGTATTGGGTCAGAACTCGGTTGTAATACGGATGGTAGTGAGCTCTTTAGTGACGGTTCCCGGTCCGGTTCGCCTCCTCCGTTCGGTCGCTTTTATCCTCGACTCTGAAGACAGTGATGTTGATCGGTCCGTAACCCCCCCTTTTACACCATTAACCCCTCCGACGTTTTAAAACGGAGGCGGCAGCAGAGGGCTTCAACGTAAGGCCCTGTGACTCCATTCTATTTGGAAATGTCGTGGAATATTGCTTCAAAAAATATAACACTCTTACAAGAACCtttgaattcaatatagactttaatacagagtagcaaagccgagTCCTTCCATGAAAAAGACtaaattctcatattacagagtccCATCTTTATAGGACTGTGTCTTTGCATAACgtatagagtcccctccctctatatgaaaataaCTTCCCTCGTCCGTTCTTCACCATTATCTCTCCATCTCAGTTGTTGCTTGTTAACAgcccacatctgacagctgtataggttataatggtagcaggacctggtcctatatgttcccattcatcagctgtataggttataatggtagcaggacctggtcctatatgttcccattcatcagctgtataggttataatggtagcaggacctggtcctatatgttcccattcatcagctgtataggttataatggtagcaggacctggtcctatatgttcccattcatcagctgtataggttataatggtagcaggacctggtcctatatgttcccattcatcagctgtataggttataatggtagCAGGACCTGGTCCTATATGTTCCATTCCTCATATAGCCATTCTGTCTCAGCTCTTCAAAGTGGACAGCCTAAATGCTGCTAATAATGGAAATGGAATCAGAGTCATGAGTTTTGCTCCCACGGAAACCCTTCGGTTGCCGCATCGAAAGTTCCCCATCGTCGCAAAGTCTTCCTCCACGAAGTGCTGTCACCAGATCCTGCTAAGTTGAGCTGGCACTTCCTTTCTCTTCAGGACATGAGGAGTCACTTCTTCAAAAGTTGTGGGTCCTTGGGGGCAGCTGATGATGGGGGATTTTTGTTTGGAGCCAATTCATACAGCCTGGCGCTATACAGTTTGATATACTACTTGTTGTTTGCCATCTTTCGTTGTCCGCCACctaacctcactctctctctcggtgtgaaAACTCAACACCACAGACAATCTGCTGATTTCCTGCCAGTGACGCACTGGCGTCAGTTATTACTATGGCAATTTAACACGGCGCTGACCATAGGTCAAATAAACCTTGTCGACGATCAAAATACTAAATATAGagatttattatatatttttttaaatggtaaatgcactttttttaaatgattagtATATCGAATATATCTcgtttcttatttttaataccTAAAGTGTTTCCCATTTAAGGCAATATCTTATTCAGTCAAACAAACATAATATACAAATTAGCAGCTTGGTCTATACTGCTTCTATACAGCGTAACAATACATAGATGTACATTCCAGCCATCCCACTCAGACCTGtcctgatgttctgactgacacgTTGTGTTATGTACCTTCCAGCCATCCCATTCACCCACTCAGACCTGTTctgacatccattcacccaatcagaagacctctcctgacatccattcgcccaatcagaagacctctcctgacatccattcacccaatcagaagacctctcctgacatccattcacccaatcagaagacctctccagccatccattcacccaatcagaagacctctcctgatAGGTTGTGTCATGTACCTTCCAGCCATCCCATTCAGAATAACTAGTTTCTGTAAGTACAtagatgtagatgtatataatgaatgtCCATTAGTGACTAACATAGTTCAAAAATATTCATTTCATCTTTATTCAGATACAAAAAAATGTTGTATTaatcaaattattttttttacaaatcagCATCTGTGTTTTTTCCGACTTGGCCGAATAATACTGATGGGGAACACTCATGAAGTAGCtaggaaatgttttaataataccgATGGATCATTCATGAAGTAGCtaggaaatgttttaataataccgatgggaacattcatgaagTAGCtaggaaatgttttaataatacagATGGAACATTCATGAAGTAGCtaggaaatgttttaataatactgattgGGAACATTCATGAAGTACCtaggaaatgttttaataataccgatgggaacattcatgaagTAGCtaggaaatgttttaataatacagatgggaacattcatgaagTAGCtaggaaatgttttaataataccgatgggaacattcatgaagTAGCTaggaaatgttttttgttgttgtcaacaACTTATCATCGTTATCAGAACAACGTCGTCACATTTTCATACGACTTTAGCGTGAAGACTAGGGGCTCTATTCGATCCACTACGCCTAAATTCAGCTTTACAGTGTGATTGAAACTTTAAAGGGAATGTCCCCGGGCTTTAGTGGACACTGCATTCAAGGTTAACCCTGTACGCGTCGGCTCAATGCGAAATTACCTTTAACATTTTTCCATAGCAGAACCTGTGACACTTCAGCATTACAGACTGAATAGAGGTCTCCCCCTTAGTGCACAAATTTAATTCAATGAAACCAACATTTTTACTAAATTCACGAGGTTTAGAATGAAGAAATACACATTGGGTCCATGCTTACGAACATAAGAGACCgtttccataaaaaaaaaaaaatgtttctctgGTACAAAATGCTCATCAGGAAATTAAAATCCTAAATTTACTGAAGAATGAATTGAATAAGGAAATATCTTTCTTCAGCCTTGCACACAAACACAGTGCTATTGCCTAATGACCATATTATATAGACTATATTACAGGGACACCTAAATGTAGGACCGACAACGTTGATATTGACTAATGACCATATTGTGGAAAGAATATGGTATGTTTACAAGGTTTAACCctccttatcatcctacagatggcagtattgcGGTCTcattatcatcctacagatggcagtattgcagtctcattatcatcctacagatggcagtattgcagtctcattatcatcctacagatggcagtattgcagTCTCATTATCATCCTGCAGTATTGCAGTCTcattatcatcctacagatggcagtattgcagtctcattatcatcctacagatggcagtattgcagtctcattatcatcctacagatggcagtattgcagTCTCATTATTATCCTGCAGATGGCAGTATTGCGGTCTcattatcatcctacagatggcagtattgcagTCTCATTATCATACTACAGATGGCAGTATTACAGTCTcattatcatcctacagatggcagtattgaAGTCTCATTATCATCCTGCAGTATTGCAGTCTCATTATCATCCTGCAGTATTGCAGTCTCATTATCATCCTGCAGTATTGCAGTCTcattatcatcctacagatggcagtattgaAGTCTCATTATCATCCTGCAGTATTGCAGTCTCATTATCATCCTGCAGTATTGCAGTCTcattatcatcctacagatggcagaATTGCAGTCTCatcatcctacagatggcagtattgcagtctcattatcatcctacagatggcagtattgcaccctccttatcatcctacagatggcagtattgcaccctccttatcatcctacagatggcagtattgcagtctcattatcatcctacagatggcagtattgcaccctccttatcatcctacagatggcagtattgcagtctcattatcatcctacagatggcagtattgcagTCTCATTATCATCCTACACATGGCAGTATTGCAGTctccttatcatcctacagatggcagtattgcagTCTCATCATactacagatggcagtattgcagtctcattattatcctacagatggcagtattgcGGTCTCATTATaatcctacagatggcagtattgcagTCTCATTATCATactacagatggcagtattgcagtctcattatcatcctacagatggcagtattgccgtctccttatcatcctacagatggcagtattgcCGTCTCCAtatcatcctacagatggcagtattgcaccctccttatcatcctacagatggcagtattgcagtctcattatcatcctacagatggcagtattgcaccctccttatcatcctacagatggcagtattgcagtctcattatcatcctacagatggcagtattgcaccctccttatcatcctacagatggcagtattgcagtctcattatcatcctacagatggcagtattgcagtctcattatcatcctacagatggcagtattgcagtctccttatcatcctacagatggcagtattgcagTCTCATCATactacagatggcagtattgcagtctcattattatcctacagatggcagtattgcGGTCTCATTATaatcctacagatggcagtattgcagTCTCATTATCATactacagatggcagtattgcagtctcattatcatcctacagatggcagtattgccgtctccttatcatcctacagatggcagtattgccgtctccttatcatcctacagatggcagtattgcaccctccttatcatcctacagatggcagtattgcagtctcattatcatcctacagatggcagtattgcaccctccttatcatcctacagatggcagtattgcagtctcattatcatcctacagatggcagtattgcaccctccttatcatcctacagatggcagtattgcagtctcattatcatcctacagatggcagtattgcagtctcattatcatcctacagatggcagtattgcagtctccttatcatcctacagatggcagtattgcagTCTCATCATactacagatggcagtattgcagtctcattattatcctacagatggcagtattgcGGTCTCATTATaatcctacagatggcagtattgcagTCTCATTATCATactacagatggcagtattgcagtctcattatcatcctacagatggcagtattgccgtctccttatcatcctacagatggcagtattgccgtctccttatcatcctacagatggcagtattgcCATCTCATTATCATCCTGCAGTATTGTAGTTCTTTACAGAAGTGTATCTCGAGTCAGGAGGACTCGaatcaacagtcttgaagggggAAGAATATTGGCACATTTCTAAAAGTTCCTAAACCCCTCGAACACAATGTTGGACTCCGTCAAAGTGTCCACCTCTCTCACTCAGAGAGAGCTACATCACAgaggtccgtccgtccgtcccccccactcctcactcagagagagctacatcacagaggtccgtccgtccgtcccccccactcctcactcagagagagctacatcacagaggtccgtccgtccgtcccccccCACTCCTCACTCAGAGAGAGCTATATCACAgaggtccgtccgtccgtccgtcccccaCTCACTCCTCACTCAGAGAGAGCTACATCACAgaggtccgtccgtccgtcccccccACTCCTCACTCAGAAAGAGCTACATCACAGAGGTCCGTCCGTCCCCCCCACTACTCACTCAGAGAGAGCTACATCACAGAGGTCCCCCCgtccgtcccccccccccactcctcactCAGAGAGAGCAACATCACAGAGGTCCGTCCGTCCCCCCCCACTCCTCACTCAGAGAGAGCTACATCACAgaggtccgtccgtccgtccgtcccccccactcctcactcagagagagctacatcacagaggtccgtccgtccgtccgtcccccccCACTCAGAGAGAGCTACATCACAGAGGTCCGTCCGTCCCCCCCCACTCCTCACTCAGAGAGAGCTACATCACAgaggtccgtccgtccgtcccccccactcctcactcagagagagctacatcacagaggtccgtccgtccgtccgtcccccccACTCCTCACTCAGAGAGAGCTACATCACAGAGGTCCGTCCATCCGCCCGTCCCCCCCCACTCCTCACTCAGAGAGAGCTACATCACAGAGGTCCGTCCGTCCCCCCCACTCCTCACTCAGAGAGAGCTACATCACAgaggtccgtccgtccgtcccccccactcctcactcagagagagctacatcacagaggtccgtccgtccgtccgtcccccccactcctcactcagagagagctacatcacagaggtccgtccgtccgtcccccccactcctcactcagagagagctacatcacagaggtccgtccgtccgtcccccccactcctcactcagagagagctacatcacagaggtccgtccgtccgtccgtccttcCTCCCCACTCCTCACTCAGAGGGAGCTACATCACAgaggtccgtccgtccgtccgtccgtcccccccactcctcactcagagagagctacatcacagaggtccgtccgtccgtcccccccactcctcactcagagagagctacatcacagaggtccgtccgtccgtcccccccactcctcactcagagagagctacatcagaggtccgtccgtccgtcccccccactcctcactcagagagagctacatcacagaggtccgtccgtccgtcccccccACTCCACTCACTGCAGCGCTAGATACAATTTAGTGGAATAACACAAATCTACGAAAATAATCTAAACTTTTGTCACAGCGAACATACTAAATTCGTGACGGACAAAATAGATTGTGAGACACGCCATGTACTTCTTACGTGATTTGGGTTTGTGGGTTCACATTTTGTTTACTTTTTCCTGAGATCTCTGCCAAGCAGGAAAACACAAGCAGCTTACTGCTCCTGCAACCAACACAAGCATAGGGTTAACCGCTTTAATTGAGCAAAGCAAAGTAAATCCCTGATTGTAAATTAGCTGAAATGCATTTTCTGCCAGAGAAcctgtttttacattttaaaatggttGTTTATGCCAATCCATTTAATAATTACAATTTTAACAACTTTTCCAACATCATTAAAATCTGTGTGTTCTAAATTTCTATTCAATCGATTCAAATCCAtaatcaaaataaaatacacatttttaaaaTTGTAACTTTATTGTAATCATGTCTCAAAAGGAAAAAACTAAAGTAGAGgcctatttttttggggggggagattttatataaacaatatgatttaatgtggcatcaacaaacaaacaaaaaaacactcaaaaacataagtcagaacacagcctgtctattctctcatgtgatttcaggtcctcagtccggggaaaatgtctttccacaattaGGTTCCCTAACTAAAACGATTTCCAAACTGTGTTTATGTTCTCATGCCCTTTCAAATTCCCTAACTTGGAACAATGTTAAGGCTTCTCtgcagagtgtattctcttatgtttgtttaagttccctaactgggtaaaactctttccacactgggaacaggggtaaggcttctctccagagtgtattctcttatgtttgTTCAGGTTTCCTAACTGgataaaactctttccacaatgggagcAGTGATAAGGtgtctctccagagtgtattctcgaatgctcttttaggttccctaacttggtaaaatcctttccacactgggcgcaatggtaaggtttctcccctgtgtgtgtcctctcatgctctttCAGATTATCTAACAAcctaaaattctttccacaatgggaacaggggtaaggcttctctccagagtgtattctcttatgtttgttcaggctccctaactgggTAAATCTCTTTTCAcaatgggagcagtggtaaggcttatCTCTAGAGTGTATGATCTCATGCttttttaggttccctaactgggtaaaatcctttccacactgggagcattggtaaggtttctcccctgtgtgtgtcctctcatgctcccTCAGATTATCTAACAAcctaaaattctttccacaatgggaacaggGGTACGGTTTCTCTCCAGAGTGAATTTTCTTGTGTTTGTTTAGGtttcctaactgggtaaaactatTTCCACACTCGGAGCAATggtaaggtttctcccctgtgtgtgtcctctcatgctcctTCAGAGTATCTAACAATCGAAAattctttccacaatgggaacaagcgtaaggcttctctccagagtgtattcgcttatgtttgttcaggctccctaaccacataaaactatttccacattgggagcagtgataaggcttttctcctgtgtgtattctcttatgttttttcaggctccctaacaaagtaaaactctttccacactgggagcattggaaggGCTTTTCTCCTATGTGTGTCCTTTTATGCTCTTTCAGCTTCCATGACCACTTAAAACTCATATTACACTGGAAGCAGTGGTGTTGTCTCTCTGGTTTgggcgtctctgggtctggttcctCTGAAGAACTCTTCCGtctgtcagagtgagagtctggtctctctcctgccaaagacaaacaaAGTATTTAGttaaacagagacctgaatgTAACCTCATGATAAAACGGTCTTCCTATGaggttaaatctagactagaTCCCTCATTATAAAACAGTACATTTGGATCGTGGATACTGATTGGTTAATAGCCGTTAGTTATTCATGACGATCCCTGGGTAATGCCTGTTAACAATTGTATTTGAATTATCCCTAtacatccactgtcccacagccaaGCCAGGTAATTTATAAACtaatctccactgtcccacagccaagccaggcaatttataaactaatctccactgtcccacagccctgccaggcaatttataaactattATCCACTGTCCCATAGCcctgccaggcaatttataaactaatctccactgtcccacagccaagccaggcaatttataaactattatccactgtcccacagccaagccaggcaatttataaactaatctccactgtcccacagccaagccaggcaatttataaactaatctccactgtcccacagccaagccaggcaatttataaactaatctctactgtcccacagccctgccaggcaatttataaactaatcttcactgtcccacagccctgccaggcaatttataaactaatctccactgtcccacagccaagccaggcaatttataaactcatctccactgtcccatagccaagccaggcaatttataaactaacctccactgtcccacagccctgccaggcaattcataaactaatctccactgtcccacagccctgccaggcaatttataaactaacctccactgtcccacagccctgccaggcaattcataaactaatctccactgtcccacagcccagccaggcaatttataaactaatctccactggaaaaaaagcatctagacattattacCCCGTTCTTCTAGTCTAGCAGTTGGTTTGTAACAGAGGGGATTTGTATCAACTTTGCCGTCTACCTCTCTGACCTTTGAAACGGAGTAATtttatatttaaaataaaatatgtattagATCTTATTTTTTTAGTGATTTTATTATTGAATAGAAATTTCTAAAATCGAATTTCCCTGTTGGTTTGCAACTAGAATAGTAGCATAAAGGGAGACTGCAACTTCCTGATTGGGCCTTGTGTTTTTATCCCCACCAAtgctcattacatttacattacatttacgtcatttagcagacgctcttatccagagcgaattacaaattggtgcattcaccttatgatattcagtggaacaaacactttacaatagtatatctatatctttttttggggggggggggttagaaggattacttaatcctatcccaggtattccttaaagaggtggggtttcaggtgtctccggaaggtggtgattgactccgctgtcctggcgtcgtgagggagcttgttccaccattggggtgccagagctgCTGGTGGAACAAgctaaaaaaaatgttaaaatgctaaaaaaaatgttaaaatgtaGTAGCATAAAGGGAGAATGTTTTTTTCCCACCAGCTCATTAAGAAGTGCTAGCGGCCGTGACTGAGGGCAAACAACGCTTGTCTTGGGGGGTGTTAttttgatgtgggtgtttcttgggtgtATTTGCCATTGAAATCACAACAGACAAAGGGGAgtagtgagaaaaaaaaaaaaactttgctGAAGAGAATTAACGTTTTTTTGAAGTTGAGGACTTCTCCCCCCTTTCTCACTGACTCGCCATCTCTAATTCAGTTCTATGTGTAGGCTAAATCCTGCGCTGACCTTGTGTTTAGCCAAGctgacagcagctagctagcatatcTTGGTGATAGCTGCAGCTGGCTATCCTATCTAGCTGACATTTCTCGGTCAAATCAGTGATGCTaaaacag is a window from the Salmo trutta chromosome 38, fSalTru1.1, whole genome shotgun sequence genome containing:
- the LOC115178089 gene encoding zinc finger protein 678, producing MSFKWSWKLKEHKRTHIGEKPFQCSQCGKSFTLLGSLKKHKRIHTGEKPYHCSQCGNSFMWLGSLNKHKRIHSGEKPYACSHCGKNFRLLDTLKEHERTHTGEKPYHCSECGNSFTQLGNLNKHKKIHSGEKPYPCSHCGKNFRLLDNLREHERTHTGEKPYQCSQCGKDFTQLGNLKKHEIIHSRDKPYHCSHCEKRFTQLGSLNKHKRIHSGEKPYPCSHCGKNFRLLDNLKEHERTHTGEKPYHCAQCGKDFTKLGNLKEHSRIHSGETPYHCSHCGKSFIQLGNLNKHKRIHSGEKPYPCSQCGKSFTQLGNLNKHKRIHSAEKP